The Ectothiorhodospiraceae bacterium BW-2 nucleotide sequence GCAGCTAATCGACCTACAGTTGCAGTGGTACCACCGACAGCAGAGTAACTATCGCTTTTGGGTGCCGTTCGGTCGCCACTGGTACTGTTTTGAGTGGCAGGCTGGGGCCGATGAGCTGCGCTATCAGACACAGGAGGGGGATCTCGCCTTAATAGCTGCCCTAGCGACCCCCTCTCGGCCTACCCTCAGCCGTTTTGATCGCGAAGCGCTCTATCTCCACCCAGCTGCCGTCATCTACCAACAGCAGCAGCCTGATCTAGTCCAGCTATTTGCCATGTTAGAGGGGGAGGTGTGTGAGCTGTGGCTCTTAGATGAACTAGGGGGGCTAACTCGGTGGCAGCTCCCTAAACAGAGCTATCAGCACGAGGTACCGCAGTTCTACCACTTCCTCTGTTCAGCGGTCACGGCTGTTAACCACTATCCCTCAAAAACGGTACTGATACAGGAGGGGCTGTTTCGATTAATGCGGGATAGGCGTTATCGTTATCTGACTAAGGCGGTCAGTCTGCAGTCTAAAGTTAAGGGGCCTGTGGTGACGCTGCTACTCGGTACTACCGCCCAGGGGAAATTGAGCCAAGCGTTAAGGGTTGGCAAAGAGCGTTTTAGCGCAGGTAAACAGGGTAAGGGGTGGTTGGAGCAGGCGCGTCAAGCTGCTGTTTCGCGAGGGGGGACGGGGACGATTCAAGCGGTCTCTCTGAGTCAGTCGCTACAGCAGGCAACCGCTCGATCGCCTCTCTCGGTGGCTAAACTTGTTCATTATCGACAGAAGGTGATGGAGAAGTTGCTAAGTGGTCTTTAGCGGAAGCTGTCTCATCAAGGCGCTGGAGTAGCGTGGTGAGGGTCTGTAGCGCCTCTTGAAACTGGTAGTGGCTAATTTGACGCGCCAGCGTTGCCCCGAGTTGCGGTTGCTGTGTCAGAATCGATTGGCGGTAGTCGTTAAAGAGCGTTACCGCCTGAAAATCGTCCTGTTTGAGTCGCTCTAGTAGCGGTTGTAGCTGTTGGGATAGGGGCTGAGAAATCTGTTGAGAGAGCGCTGAGTCGGTGGTGGCTCGTGTCGTCTCAGGCTCGACATCGGTGTGATCGGTGTGAATAGCGTCGATACTGTTTAATAGCTGTTGGTGTCGTTGGCGGCAGTTGTCGAGTCGGTTTTTCAGCTCGTTCAGATCGAGCGCGGGCTGTTTGAGCGCCTGTTCTAGCGGTATGATCGCCTGCTGTAGGGCGCTTAACCCGAGGTTGGCCGCGACCCCTTTTAGATTGTGGGCCGATTTGGCCGCTAGCGTATAGTTCTCTTTGGCTACCTGTTGGGCTATTTTTGCTAAGGCGTGGCGCTGATGGTGGGCAAAGCTCTTAAGATGGGTCAGATAGCGGCTATAGTGTTGTCGCTGTAATAGGTGGTGGTTAGGATCGATCCCTTCGAGGCTAAATAGCTGTTCGGCTAAGAGTGCCTGACTCTCTGTCGATTCTGTCGGGGAGGGGCTGACTACCGCCGTTGCGGCGGGTTCTGTCTGCGGCACGGCGTAGCTTGAGAGCCACTTAAACAGCAGCGTGTAGAGCTGCGCTGGCCGTACCGGTTTGCCGATATAATCGTTCATACCGGCGCTAAGACACTGCTGGCGATCTTCTGCTGTCGCGTTGGCGGTGAGAGCTAGAATCGGCACTGTGGCGTAGTTTGGGAGTTGGCGCAGCGCTTGAGTCGCCTCTATACCATCCATGATCGGCATCTGCATATCCATTAAGATCAGAGCGTACTGCTGCTGTTTAGCGAGTGTGAGCGCTTCACGACCGTTATCGGCAATATCGAGCTTCAGATTGATCTCATGCAGTAGATCGCTAAGCACCTCCTGATTGGTTGGGTTATCTTCGGCTAACAGCAGGCGGCAGTGGGCATAGTGGTGCGATAGCTGGTACTCCTCATCGGTGTTGACGGTTATTTGAGACGGCAGCGGTGTGGTGGCGAAGGGCGAGGTGATCGAGGAAACCGAACGGGGGCTTCGCCGCGTTTTATAGGGTAACCACAGTGTAAAATAGAAGCAGCTACCCCGATTCGGGGTGCTATCGACGCCGATCTCGCCCCCCATGAGCTCGACTAGGCGGCGACAGATACTGAGCCCTAAGCCGGTGCCGCCATATTGGCGGGTGGTGGAGCTATCGGCCTGCTCGAAGGGTTGAAACAGCCGCTGTTGATCGGCAACTGAGATGCCGATGCCGGTATCGCAGACCGAAAATAGGAGCTGTAGCTGTTGAGAGCGCTGTTGTTGCTTGGCCACTTTTAGGGTGATGGTGCCGTGGGGGGTAAATTTGACCGCATTGGTAATGAAGTTAATTAATACCTGACTTAGTCGTAGTGTATCCCCATATAAAATGTCATCAAGTTCGGGATCGATGTCGATAATGAGTTGAAGATCGGTCTCGCCGATGCGAGAGAACACCATCACCTGCACCGATTTAATCAGATCGAGTAGCAAAAAAGGGTGTATCTCTAGCTCTAATTTGTCAGCTTCGATCTTTGAGATATCGAGAATATCGTTAATAATCGCGAGCAGATGCTCGGCGGCGTGCACAACCTTTCCTAGCTGTAGCTGCTGATTAGGGGAGGCGGCTCGTCGTAGCAGCAGGTGGCTGACGCCGATGATGGTGTTCATGGGGGTGCGAATTTCGTGGCTCATGTTGGCTAAAAAGGTGCTTTTGGCGCGGTTAGCGCTTTCGGCTGCCTCTTTAGCGCGGGCTAACTCGGCAGTTCGCTCTGCTACCCGCTCTTCGAGGTGGAGTTGAGTGGTATGGAGCTCGCGGGTTCGTTGATCAAACTGCTCTGCGAGCTGCTCTATCTCATCGTCACTCCCTATCGGGCTGCATCGATGATGGATGCCATCGGTAGAGGCGACCCGTTGACTGAGCAGTAGAATCGGTCGGGCGATACGGTAGCCGAGCCAAGAGGCGAACAGGAGCGCGATGAGGGTAATGAGTAGCCCGAGGAGCGCAATATCCTGTAGAGCGTTATAGACGGTGGCCATGTAGTGAGAGCGGGGAGCGGAGATCTCTAGCGAGAGCGCTAAGCTGTCAAATAGCGACTGTTTAGGATGAGATACCGTGTGGTAGGTGGTGAGGTAGTCGATATCGGCTTGAAAATTGTTGCGGTAGATAGTCTCCCCTCTAGTGATAACTCGGTGAGATAGGGTGGCGCTATCACTGAGAATAGGCTGAAAAATGCCGGCTAAATCGTACTCGACCACCAGTACTCCCTGACTGGTCTGGTAGTAGATAATCGGTACAAAGACCACCCAACTGCGGCGTTCGATATCGACACTCATCGCCGTTAGGGCGCTACTTAGGGTGGAGCGCAGCGCACTGGAGTCGCTATAGGTGGGGGCATTATCGAGACTGGAGTAGAGGGGACGGCCCTCATAGTCGAGTAGGGCAATCGCCTTCACATCTCGCTGTTCACTATAGTTGACCACGAGCTGCGGCAGATAGCCGCCGCGCCCTTCAGGATCGTTTAAGCCGTTAATGATAAAGGGGTTGGTGGCGAGTGTGGTCGCGCTCTCTAACAGATAGGTGAAGCGCTGTACAATAAGGTTGATATCTTGCGAAGCGTGGTTAATGAGCTCCCCTTCGAGATTGTGGGTTAATGTGGTCACTAGGCGGTAGCCGACCGCACTGCCGATGGTTAACATCGCCACGGCGACATAGAGTGAGAAGATCCAGGTGATACGGCGGCGTATCTTTTGATGACGAGGGGGGGAGGCGCTCATAGTGACAGAGATTTTGGCATCCACTCACCTTTGGTTAATCTTTAAAGCGGTCGGCTATCGTCTTAAACTCTGAGTAGCACTGCTCGAAGGCATCGACAAGCAGCGGATCAAATTGGGTACCTCTGCCTTGGCGGATAATCTTTGCCGCCTTATCATAGGGCATCGCCTCTTTATAGACCCGCTTGGTAATGAGAGCGTCAAAGACATCGGCGACCGCCATGAGACGGGCTGCGAGTGGAATGTGCTCTTTGGCGAGCCCTTCGGGGTAGCCCTTGCCATCCCAGCGCTCGTGGTGGTAGTGGGCAATATCCATCGCGACATGAAAGTGGGCGAGTGGGGCGTGGTTACGCACATCACGCAGCGCCATCCCGATAGCATCGCTGCCGAGGCGGGAGTGGGTCTTCATCACCTGCCACTCCTCGTCGGTCAGTGGCCCGGGTTTGAGCAGAATATGATCCGGAATCCCGACCTTGCCGATATCGTGCAGCGGGGCGGCCTTGGTAATGAGCTCTACCGCCTCATCGCTGAGACTATATTGGTAGTCGGTGCGGCTCTGTAGATGGCGGGCGAGCACATTGATATAGAATTGGGTGCGAATAATATGGTTGCCGGTCTCGTTATCACGGGTTTCGGCGAGACCGGCGAGTGCCCGAATACTGATATCTTGAATGAGCTGGTTTTCGGCGATCCTCTTCTCTACTTCGGCCTCAAGATAGTGGTTATAGTGCTCTAGCTCATCCCGTGTCCGTTTTAGCTCAATGTGGGTCGCGATGCGAGCGAGTACGATCGCAGGTTTAATCGGTTTGGTAATGTAATCGACCGCTCCTAGCTCTAAGCCGCGCTGCTCATCTTCGTTGCTCTCCATGGCGGTGATAAAGATCACCGGAATGTTGCGGGTAGTCGGCGACTGGTGTAGCTGTTCTAACACTTGGTAGCCATCCATGCCCGGCATCATAATATCGAGCAGGATTAGATCGGGTTTCGGATCTCGGTGGGCGATCTCTAGGGCGCGTCTGCCGTTGAGGGCTATCTGAACTCGATAGCGCTCTTCGACGATTTCGCCAAGGAGTGCCAGATTTTCCGGCATATCATCGACAATCAAAATGGTGGATCGGTTCTGGGTGGAGATAGGGTGTTGCATAATCAGTCTTATACTAAAGATTTGGGGCCAGCTGTGCTCAACCATAGGGGGGACTCTCTTGGTGAGAGTATAGGCTAATCGCCCCTACTGTGCTATAGCAGAGCGGCGTCTGTTTGTGGTAGATTGGTTCTCAGTTCGGTGGTTATGGGTTGGAAAAGATAATGGTGCGTTCACAACAGACAATTTTGGTGGTCGATGATACTCCGAATAATCTCGACCTGTTAGGCTCTATTTTGCGCCACGACTATCGGGTAAAGACGGCCCTTAATGGCGACACCGCCCTAAAGATTGCCCGTATGCAACCTAAACCCGATATGTTCTTGCTTGATGTGATGATGCCGGAGATGGATGGGTATCAGCTCTGCCGTCTGCTCAAGGCCGATCCCTCAACGGCGGCGATTCCGGTCATTTTTGTTACCGCTCGTAGCGACAGTGAGGGCGAGGAGCGCGGCTTCGCGTTAGGGGCGGTCGATTATATTACCAAACCGGTTAGCCCACCGCTGGTTAAGGCGAGGGTGGCGACCCATCTGGCACTCTACGATCAGCGTTGCGATCTGGAGCGGTTGGTGCAACAACGGACTGTCGAACTGACCGAAAGTCGGATGGAGATTATCAAACGCCTTGGCCGAGCTGCCGAGTTTAAAGATAACGAAACCGGCCTGCATGTTATCCGTATGAGCCACTATGCACGCATTATCGCCACCTGCATGGATCAGGCACCGGCGTGGGTAGAGCTGCTGTTCTTGGCGGCACCGATGCACGATATCGGCAAGATCGGCATTCCGGATCGGATTCTGCTCAAGCCGGGGAGACTCGATGCCGAGGAGTGGGCGGTGATGCGACGACACCCTGAGTATGGGGCCGGAATTATCGGCTCGCACCACTCTGAATTAATCCAAATTTCGCACGATATCGCCCTCACTCACCACGAAAAGTGGGATGGTAGCGGCTATCCACAGGGCCTAAAGGGGGAGGCGATTCCGTTAGCGGGCCGTATCTGCGCTGTGGCCGATGTCTTTGATGCTTTGACCACCAAACGCCCCTACAAAGAGGCGTGGCCGCTAGAGCGGGCGCTAGCTGTGATCGATGAGGGGCGAGGGAGCCACTTTGATCCGGCAGTGGTCGATGCTTTTCATCAGGGGCTAGAGCACTGTCTGCTAATACGGGAGCAGTATGCTGAACAGTCGTAGTGTTGCGCCGTGGTGGGCGCTGTGGCTGCTGTTAGGCGGTTCTGGCGGCGGG carries:
- a CDS encoding two-component system response regulator yields the protein MQHPISTQNRSTILIVDDMPENLALLGEIVEERYRVQIALNGRRALEIAHRDPKPDLILLDIMMPGMDGYQVLEQLHQSPTTRNIPVIFITAMESNEDEQRGLELGAVDYITKPIKPAIVLARIATHIELKRTRDELEHYNHYLEAEVEKRIAENQLIQDISIRALAGLAETRDNETGNHIIRTQFYINVLARHLQSRTDYQYSLSDEAVELITKAAPLHDIGKVGIPDHILLKPGPLTDEEWQVMKTHSRLGSDAIGMALRDVRNHAPLAHFHVAMDIAHYHHERWDGKGYPEGLAKEHIPLAARLMAVADVFDALITKRVYKEAMPYDKAAKIIRQGRGTQFDPLLVDAFEQCYSEFKTIADRFKD
- a CDS encoding two-component system response regulator, which encodes MVRSQQTILVVDDTPNNLDLLGSILRHDYRVKTALNGDTALKIARMQPKPDMFLLDVMMPEMDGYQLCRLLKADPSTAAIPVIFVTARSDSEGEERGFALGAVDYITKPVSPPLVKARVATHLALYDQRCDLERLVQQRTVELTESRMEIIKRLGRAAEFKDNETGLHVIRMSHYARIIATCMDQAPAWVELLFLAAPMHDIGKIGIPDRILLKPGRLDAEEWAVMRRHPEYGAGIIGSHHSELIQISHDIALTHHEKWDGSGYPQGLKGEAIPLAGRICAVADVFDALTTKRPYKEAWPLERALAVIDEGRGSHFDPAVVDAFHQGLEHCLLIREQYAEQS
- a CDS encoding response regulator; this translates as MDAKISVTMSASPPRHQKIRRRITWIFSLYVAVAMLTIGSAVGYRLVTTLTHNLEGELINHASQDINLIVQRFTYLLESATTLATNPFIINGLNDPEGRGGYLPQLVVNYSEQRDVKAIALLDYEGRPLYSSLDNAPTYSDSSALRSTLSSALTAMSVDIERRSWVVFVPIIYYQTSQGVLVVEYDLAGIFQPILSDSATLSHRVITRGETIYRNNFQADIDYLTTYHTVSHPKQSLFDSLALSLEISAPRSHYMATVYNALQDIALLGLLITLIALLFASWLGYRIARPILLLSQRVASTDGIHHRCSPIGSDDEIEQLAEQFDQRTRELHTTQLHLEERVAERTAELARAKEAAESANRAKSTFLANMSHEIRTPMNTIIGVSHLLLRRAASPNQQLQLGKVVHAAEHLLAIINDILDISKIEADKLELEIHPFLLLDLIKSVQVMVFSRIGETDLQLIIDIDPELDDILYGDTLRLSQVLINFITNAVKFTPHGTITLKVAKQQQRSQQLQLLFSVCDTGIGISVADQQRLFQPFEQADSSTTRQYGGTGLGLSICRRLVELMGGEIGVDSTPNRGSCFYFTLWLPYKTRRSPRSVSSITSPFATTPLPSQITVNTDEEYQLSHHYAHCRLLLAEDNPTNQEVLSDLLHEINLKLDIADNGREALTLAKQQQYALILMDMQMPIMDGIEATQALRQLPNYATVPILALTANATAEDRQQCLSAGMNDYIGKPVRPAQLYTLLFKWLSSYAVPQTEPAATAVVSPSPTESTESQALLAEQLFSLEGIDPNHHLLQRQHYSRYLTHLKSFAHHQRHALAKIAQQVAKENYTLAAKSAHNLKGVAANLGLSALQQAIIPLEQALKQPALDLNELKNRLDNCRQRHQQLLNSIDAIHTDHTDVEPETTRATTDSALSQQISQPLSQQLQPLLERLKQDDFQAVTLFNDYRQSILTQQPQLGATLARQISHYQFQEALQTLTTLLQRLDETASAKDHLATSPSPSVDNEQV